A genomic segment from Comamonas terrigena NBRC 13299 encodes:
- a CDS encoding helicase HerA-like C-terminal domain-containing protein: MAAPLLIAQHGDIHCDILPGLANRHGLITGATGTGKTVTLQKMAESFAQAGVPVFMADIKGDLGGISQTGSIGDKLAASLKDRGIALPAPTACAATLWDVFGQQGHPVRATVSDMGPLLLGRMLNLNDTQMGVLNIVFKIADDSGMLLLDLKDLRAMLQHVGDNAKQFTIEYGNISAASVGAIQRGLLQIESEGGDQFFGEPMLNIEDLMQTDARGHGVVNILAADKLMNSPRLYSTFLLWMLSELFEQLPEIGDPDKPKLVFFFDEAHLLFNDAPKVLLERIELVVRLVRSKGVGVYFVTQNPLDIPDSVLAQLGNRVQHALRAFTPRDQKAVKATATTMRPNPGLDIEAAITELAVGEALISFLDEKGRPSVTQRVYVVPPGSQIGPITAAQRQQLMQQSLVAGVYEKAVDRESAYEVLRSRAESAPAAPGKPGVAGTAGTAGAGTAPADSGMMGELNDLLFGTTGPRGGKKDGIVQTVVKSTARTMGTQLGRQILRGVLGGIFGGKSR; this comes from the coding sequence ATGGCAGCCCCCCTCCTGATTGCCCAGCATGGTGATATCCACTGTGACATCCTCCCCGGCCTGGCCAACCGCCACGGCCTGATCACCGGTGCAACGGGCACGGGCAAGACGGTCACCCTGCAGAAGATGGCCGAAAGCTTTGCCCAGGCCGGCGTGCCGGTGTTCATGGCCGACATCAAGGGCGACCTGGGCGGCATCAGCCAGACCGGCAGCATCGGCGACAAGCTGGCCGCCTCGCTGAAGGACCGCGGCATCGCCCTGCCCGCCCCCACGGCCTGCGCCGCGACCCTGTGGGACGTGTTCGGCCAGCAGGGCCACCCGGTGCGCGCCACCGTGTCCGACATGGGCCCGCTGCTGCTGGGCCGCATGCTGAACCTGAACGACACGCAGATGGGCGTGCTGAACATCGTCTTCAAGATCGCCGACGACAGCGGCATGCTGCTGCTGGACCTCAAGGACCTGCGCGCCATGCTCCAGCATGTGGGCGACAACGCCAAGCAGTTCACCATCGAGTACGGCAACATCAGCGCCGCCAGCGTGGGCGCCATCCAGCGCGGCCTGCTGCAGATCGAGAGCGAAGGCGGCGACCAGTTCTTCGGCGAGCCCATGCTCAACATCGAAGACCTGATGCAGACCGACGCCCGGGGCCATGGCGTGGTCAACATCCTGGCGGCCGACAAGCTGATGAACTCGCCGCGCCTGTACTCCACCTTCCTGCTGTGGATGCTGTCCGAGCTGTTCGAGCAGCTGCCCGAAATCGGCGACCCCGACAAGCCCAAGCTGGTCTTCTTCTTCGACGAGGCCCACCTGCTGTTCAACGACGCGCCCAAGGTGCTGCTGGAGCGCATCGAGCTGGTGGTGCGCCTGGTGCGTTCCAAGGGCGTGGGAGTGTACTTTGTCACCCAGAACCCGCTGGACATTCCCGACAGCGTGCTGGCCCAGCTGGGCAACCGCGTGCAGCACGCGCTGCGCGCCTTCACCCCGCGCGACCAGAAGGCCGTCAAGGCCACGGCCACCACCATGCGCCCCAACCCGGGCCTGGACATCGAAGCCGCCATCACCGAACTGGCCGTGGGTGAAGCCCTGATCAGCTTCCTGGACGAAAAAGGCCGCCCCTCCGTCACCCAGCGCGTCTACGTGGTGCCGCCGGGCAGCCAGATCGGCCCCATCACCGCCGCCCAGCGCCAGCAGCTGATGCAGCAATCGCTGGTGGCCGGCGTCTACGAAAAGGCCGTGGACCGCGAATCCGCCTATGAAGTGCTGCGCAGCCGCGCCGAATCCGCCCCCGCCGCCCCAGGCAAGCCCGGCGTGGCCGGTACGGCAGGGACTGCCGGCGCTGGCACGGCCCCGGCGGACAGCGGGATGATGGGCGAGCTCAACGACCTGCTCTTCGGCACCACCGGCCCGCGCGGCGGAAAGAAGGACGGGATTGTGCAGACCGTGGTCAAGTCCACCGCCCGCACCATGGGCACCCAGCTGGGCCGCCAGATCCTGCGCGGCGTGCTGGGCGGCATCTTCGGCGGCAAGAGCCGCTGA
- a CDS encoding threo-3-hydroxy-L-aspartate ammonia-lyase — MSVVTLPLPTFEDVADAAERLKNVAHTTPVLRCGTADRQYRAQFFFKCENLQRSGSFKFRGAFNTLARFTPEQRKAGVLTFSAGNHAQAIALSARLLDMPALIVMPEDAAASKMAATREYGAQVVTYNPRTEDRQAISRKLALERGMTLVPPSDHADVIAGQGTVAKELLEQVPNLDYLFVCLGGGGLLAGSVLAAQALAPNCQVIGVEPENANDGQQSLRKGEIVEIPYPTTIADGAQAPSLGKLNFPIIQQGVEEIVTVSDLQLMQTMRFFAERMKIVVEPTGALAFAGACNGGISLGGKRVGVIVSGGNVDLKRYARFLAD; from the coding sequence ATGAGCGTGGTCACCTTGCCCCTGCCGACGTTTGAAGATGTGGCAGACGCTGCCGAGCGTCTGAAAAACGTGGCCCACACCACACCCGTGCTGCGTTGCGGCACGGCCGATCGCCAATACCGGGCGCAGTTCTTCTTCAAGTGCGAGAACCTGCAGCGCTCCGGCTCCTTCAAGTTCCGCGGCGCCTTCAACACGCTGGCGCGCTTCACGCCCGAGCAGCGCAAGGCCGGCGTCCTCACTTTCTCTGCAGGCAACCACGCCCAGGCCATCGCCCTGTCGGCCCGCCTGCTGGACATGCCGGCGCTGATCGTCATGCCCGAAGACGCTGCCGCCAGCAAGATGGCCGCCACGCGCGAGTACGGTGCCCAGGTGGTGACCTACAACCCGCGCACCGAAGACCGCCAGGCCATCAGCCGCAAGCTGGCGCTGGAACGCGGCATGACCCTGGTGCCCCCCAGCGACCATGCCGACGTGATTGCCGGCCAGGGCACCGTGGCCAAGGAACTGCTGGAGCAGGTGCCCAACCTGGACTACCTGTTTGTCTGCCTGGGCGGCGGCGGCCTGCTGGCCGGCAGCGTGCTGGCCGCACAGGCGCTGGCGCCCAACTGCCAGGTGATCGGCGTGGAGCCGGAAAACGCCAACGACGGCCAGCAGTCGCTGCGCAAGGGCGAGATCGTGGAGATCCCCTACCCCACCACCATCGCCGACGGTGCGCAGGCCCCGTCGCTGGGCAAGCTGAACTTCCCCATCATCCAGCAGGGGGTGGAAGAAATCGTCACCGTATCCGACCTGCAGCTGATGCAGACCATGCGCTTCTTTGCCGAACGCATGAAGATCGTGGTCGAGCCCACCGGCGCCCTGGCCTTTGCCGGCGCCTGCAACGGCGGCATCTCCCTGGGCGGCAAGCGCGTGGGCGTGATCGTCAGCGGCGGCAATGTGGACCTCAAGCGCTACGCCCGCTTCCTGGCGGACTGA
- the upp gene encoding uracil phosphoribosyltransferase — translation MSQVHLIDHPLVQHKLTLMRRKEASTNSFRRMLGELSTLMAYEITRDFPLQDLEIETPMEKMVGKVIDGKKLALVSILRAGNGFLDGMLNVVPGARIGHIGLYRDPETLQPVEYYFKMPDNMGERDVIVVDPMLATGNSAAAAVQQLKDKCAPKSIKFMCLLAAPEGIKTMQAAHPDVDIYTAAVDRQLNDHGYILPGLGDAGDRIFGTK, via the coding sequence ATGAGCCAAGTGCACCTCATCGACCACCCGCTGGTCCAACACAAACTGACCCTGATGCGCCGCAAGGAAGCGTCGACCAACAGCTTCCGCCGCATGCTGGGCGAGCTGTCCACGCTGATGGCCTACGAAATCACCCGCGACTTCCCGCTGCAGGACCTGGAAATCGAAACGCCGATGGAAAAGATGGTCGGCAAGGTCATCGACGGCAAGAAGCTGGCCCTGGTCTCCATCCTGCGCGCCGGCAACGGTTTCCTGGACGGCATGCTGAACGTGGTGCCCGGCGCCCGCATCGGCCACATCGGCCTGTACCGTGACCCCGAAACCCTGCAGCCCGTCGAGTACTACTTCAAGATGCCCGACAACATGGGCGAACGCGACGTGATCGTGGTGGACCCCATGCTGGCCACCGGCAACTCCGCCGCCGCCGCCGTGCAGCAGCTCAAGGACAAGTGCGCCCCCAAGTCCATCAAGTTCATGTGCCTGCTGGCCGCTCCCGAAGGCATCAAGACCATGCAGGCCGCCCACCCCGACGTGGACATCTACACCGCCGCCGTGGACCGCCAGCTCAACGACCACGGCTACATCCTGCCCGGCCTGGGTGACGCCGGCGACCGTATCTTCGGCACCAAGTAA
- a CDS encoding imelysin family protein, whose translation MNHYLFAGLIALGASHIAHAQAPAAPQTQVQLSVNQVVAHYSTLVSATYEDSIRSAQQMQKAIDAFLAKPSAATLANARKAWLHAREYYGQTEAFRFYGGPIDDENGPEGRINAWPMDESYVDYVQGQPKAGLINNRKEAITAERLAELNEHDGEENISTGWHAIEFMLWGQDLSATGPGDRPYTDFVDGKAPNADRRRAYLRTVTALLIKDLQSVAAQWKPGVAGNFRADFEKNSSDAVRRIFVGLGSLSRGELAGERLEVAMASRDQEDEHSCFSDNTHRDAVTNAMGIQNVWLGSYQRLDGKVLQGPGLRDWVAQHDRGVAEQTTRQIAQSVKAAESIPAPFDQAIQGARDSAARATIQATIDSLVAQSKSLVDAAHAAGIEQLNLVEPE comes from the coding sequence ATGAACCACTACCTGTTCGCCGGACTGATTGCCCTGGGTGCCTCCCACATTGCGCACGCCCAGGCTCCAGCAGCCCCCCAAACCCAAGTGCAACTCAGCGTGAACCAGGTGGTGGCGCACTACAGCACGCTGGTGTCGGCCACGTACGAAGACAGCATCCGTTCGGCCCAGCAGATGCAAAAGGCCATCGACGCCTTCCTGGCCAAGCCCTCGGCCGCCACGCTGGCCAACGCACGCAAGGCCTGGCTGCACGCCCGTGAGTACTACGGCCAGACCGAGGCCTTCCGCTTCTACGGCGGCCCCATCGACGACGAGAACGGCCCCGAAGGCCGCATCAACGCCTGGCCCATGGACGAGTCCTATGTGGACTACGTGCAAGGCCAGCCCAAGGCCGGCCTGATCAACAACCGCAAGGAAGCCATCACCGCCGAGCGCCTGGCCGAACTGAACGAGCACGACGGCGAGGAAAACATCTCCACCGGCTGGCACGCCATCGAATTCATGCTCTGGGGCCAGGACCTCAGCGCCACCGGCCCCGGCGACCGCCCCTACACCGACTTTGTCGACGGCAAGGCCCCCAACGCCGACCGCCGCCGCGCCTACCTGCGCACCGTCACCGCGCTGCTGATCAAGGACCTGCAGTCCGTGGCCGCCCAATGGAAGCCCGGCGTGGCCGGCAACTTCCGCGCCGACTTCGAAAAGAACAGCAGCGACGCCGTGCGCCGCATCTTTGTGGGCCTGGGTTCGCTGTCGCGCGGCGAACTGGCCGGCGAACGCCTGGAAGTGGCCATGGCCAGCCGCGACCAGGAAGACGAACACTCCTGCTTCTCCGACAACACCCACCGCGACGCCGTGACCAACGCCATGGGCATCCAGAACGTGTGGCTGGGCAGCTACCAGCGCCTGGACGGCAAGGTCCTGCAAGGCCCCGGCCTGCGCGACTGGGTGGCCCAGCACGACCGTGGCGTGGCCGAGCAGACCACGCGCCAGATCGCCCAGTCCGTGAAGGCGGCCGAATCCATCCCGGCACCGTTCGACCAGGCCATCCAGGGTGCGCGCGACAGCGCCGCCCGCGCCACCATCCAGGCCACCATCGACAGCCTGGTGGCCCAGAGCAAGTCGCTGGTCGATGCCGCACACGCCGCGGGCATTGAACAGCTGAACCTGGTCGAACCCGAATAA
- a CDS encoding di-heme oxidoredictase family protein, producing MMFRCLSLTAAACAALLAGCSLQSQDAPPAAAATPPPDLFAPAPADALPGGTTTVFATGRNAFSLPLANLSDEERTRFVIGNSFFKRNWVQAPASTTARDGLGPHFLARSCGGCHVQDGRAQPPDFHNPLAPQPFAGLLMRLSVPGTDAHGGPKHEPVYGDQFNTMGISGVKGEGAVRIRYEHINGQFADGTPYQLERPVYELHDLAYGPMAADTMVSPRIAPQVIGLGLLEAIPASEILANAQAQALTDGPIKGQPNYVWDAYGQRMMLGRFGWKANVASLAHQTGGAFQGDIGITSPHFPQQTCTPTQTDCLQAPHGKGGAGVEIEEHAINDVIFYQSTLAPPARRNTKDAQVLQGEKLFHAAQCAQCHRPSYRTDAPLFPTLSSKAVSGQTITPYTDMLLHDMGDALADGRPDFRANGRQWRTPPLWGIGLLDAVNNHQRLLHDGRARGVLEAVLWHGGEAQDARDRVLQFSAEDRAALVKFVESL from the coding sequence ATGATGTTTCGCTGTCTGTCCCTCACCGCCGCGGCCTGTGCTGCGCTGCTGGCGGGCTGCTCCCTGCAGTCGCAGGATGCGCCCCCCGCAGCCGCCGCCACCCCGCCACCGGACCTGTTCGCCCCCGCACCGGCCGATGCCCTGCCCGGCGGCACCACCACCGTCTTTGCCACCGGCCGCAACGCGTTCTCGCTGCCCCTGGCCAACCTCAGCGATGAAGAGCGCACGCGCTTTGTCATCGGCAACTCCTTCTTCAAGCGCAACTGGGTGCAGGCCCCGGCCTCCACCACCGCGCGCGACGGACTGGGTCCGCACTTCCTGGCCCGCTCCTGCGGCGGCTGCCACGTGCAGGACGGCCGCGCCCAGCCCCCCGACTTCCACAACCCCCTGGCCCCGCAACCGTTTGCCGGCCTGCTGATGCGCCTGTCCGTGCCCGGCACGGACGCGCATGGCGGCCCCAAGCACGAACCGGTCTACGGCGACCAGTTCAACACCATGGGCATCAGCGGTGTGAAGGGCGAAGGCGCGGTGCGCATCCGCTACGAACACATCAACGGCCAGTTCGCCGACGGCACGCCCTACCAGCTGGAACGCCCGGTCTACGAGCTGCACGATCTGGCCTACGGCCCCATGGCCGCCGACACCATGGTCAGCCCTCGGATTGCACCTCAGGTCATCGGCCTTGGCCTGCTGGAAGCGATTCCTGCCTCCGAAATCCTGGCCAATGCCCAGGCGCAGGCCCTGACCGACGGCCCCATCAAGGGCCAGCCCAACTATGTGTGGGACGCCTATGGCCAGCGCATGATGCTGGGCCGCTTTGGCTGGAAGGCCAATGTGGCCAGCCTGGCACACCAGACGGGTGGCGCCTTCCAGGGCGACATCGGCATCACCTCGCCGCACTTCCCCCAGCAGACCTGCACCCCCACCCAGACCGACTGCCTGCAAGCCCCCCACGGCAAGGGCGGCGCCGGGGTGGAGATCGAAGAGCACGCCATCAACGACGTGATCTTCTACCAGAGCACGCTGGCCCCGCCGGCCCGCCGCAACACCAAGGACGCCCAGGTGCTGCAGGGCGAAAAGCTGTTCCATGCCGCCCAGTGCGCGCAATGCCACCGCCCCAGCTACCGCACCGATGCGCCGCTGTTCCCCACGCTCAGCAGCAAGGCCGTGTCCGGGCAGACCATCACGCCCTATACCGATATGCTGCTGCACGACATGGGTGACGCCCTGGCCGATGGCCGGCCCGACTTCCGCGCCAATGGCCGCCAGTGGCGCACGCCGCCGCTGTGGGGCATCGGACTGCTGGATGCCGTGAACAACCACCAGCGCCTGCTGCACGACGGCCGCGCCCGTGGCGTGCTCGAAGCCGTGCTCTGGCATGGTGGCGAAGCCCAGGATGCCCGCGACCGCGTGCTGCAGTTCAGCGCCGAGGACCGTGCCGCCCTGGTGAAATTTGTGGAGTCCCTGTAA
- a CDS encoding imelysin family protein produces the protein MPACLPPPYRPRLRRAALAIAASLGFWAAAPSHALEVDDLATIGHALYGQWYLPQTTQALGAAQALQASLQAYCGQRTGKTDAALLGDARQRFQQAADAWQRVAAVNMGPLVERRTDRMVNFQPLRPARLAEAIQQAPKTLADMERIGSPGKGFPALEHLLWTQPAPPGSPSCSYAVMAAASVTDEIQGLRTAFQTTAAAKPDLRVTEEFLNQWIGGLEQLRWERMEKPLRSASTTSGKKKPQLIRMDSDSTLASWRAQWSGLRDLAVAPAGAPENQVSIAGLVAAHYRPLTAGRFAKAVQEVDGAFAALNSTDLESVQKLSTALSGLKRWVEADIASLLQLSIGFSDGDGD, from the coding sequence ATGCCCGCCTGCCTGCCCCCTCCCTACCGCCCACGCCTGCGCCGTGCGGCGCTCGCCATCGCCGCCAGCCTGGGCTTCTGGGCCGCGGCCCCCAGCCATGCCCTGGAAGTGGACGACCTGGCCACCATCGGCCACGCGCTCTACGGCCAGTGGTATCTGCCCCAGACCACCCAGGCCCTGGGCGCGGCGCAGGCACTGCAAGCCAGCCTGCAGGCCTACTGCGGCCAGCGCACCGGCAAGACCGATGCCGCCCTGCTGGGCGATGCCCGCCAGCGCTTCCAGCAGGCCGCGGACGCCTGGCAGCGCGTGGCCGCCGTCAACATGGGCCCGCTGGTGGAACGCCGTACCGACCGCATGGTCAACTTCCAGCCGCTGCGCCCGGCCCGCCTGGCCGAAGCCATCCAGCAGGCCCCCAAGACCCTGGCCGACATGGAACGCATCGGCAGCCCCGGCAAAGGCTTTCCCGCACTGGAACACCTGCTGTGGACCCAGCCAGCCCCGCCCGGCAGCCCCAGCTGCAGCTATGCCGTGATGGCCGCCGCCTCGGTCACCGATGAAATCCAGGGCCTGCGCACCGCGTTCCAGACCACCGCGGCAGCCAAGCCCGATCTGCGCGTCACCGAGGAATTCCTGAACCAGTGGATTGGCGGCCTGGAGCAGCTGCGCTGGGAACGCATGGAAAAGCCGCTGCGCAGCGCCAGCACCACCTCCGGCAAGAAAAAGCCCCAGCTGATCCGCATGGACAGCGACAGCACGCTGGCCAGCTGGCGCGCCCAGTGGTCCGGCCTGCGCGATCTGGCCGTGGCCCCGGCCGGCGCGCCCGAGAACCAGGTCAGCATTGCCGGTCTGGTGGCCGCCCACTACCGCCCCCTCACCGCCGGCCGCTTTGCCAAGGCCGTGCAGGAAGTGGACGGCGCGTTTGCCGCACTCAACAGCACCGACCTGGAAAGCGTGCAAAAGCTCTCCACCGCACTCAGCGGCCTCAAGCGCTGGGTGGAAGCAGACATCGCCTCGCTGCTGCAGCTGAGCATCGGCTTTTCCGACGGCGACGGGGACTGA
- a CDS encoding DUF1513 domain-containing protein encodes MPSSSPSRRQWLQAVGLTGLGGLAGLNGLAPLSAWAGSATATAQSGPVGPQRLAAAWMQGHDLFAGIVQLTLDGAPLQVLQSERIPTRAHGMTVEADGAVVFTSRRPGDWLLRLRAGTAPQWGWIEPDRAFTGHVIHSRDGRQLYTTETDLETGQGLIGVRDAASLEKTAEWPTHGMDPHQLLLDADGSLVVANGGIPSQIETGRRKLQLTQMDSSIVRLQPAAQGALDGQWRLTDTRLSLRHLCWGPQVAWQPARRWLGIALQAEHDDPSTRAQAPVLALFDGQQLQVQPLPAGTALAGYGGDIGCDGQHFAVSCPRADQLTWWQPPARAGEPVQWHGSRPLQGVYPVANHSVSPLLPAPSPAGLWTAGEAAATRLADAASPQPAPALGTTHGRVMDNHWIPLPATA; translated from the coding sequence ATGCCGTCCTCCTCTCCCAGCCGGCGCCAGTGGCTGCAGGCGGTGGGCCTCACCGGCTTGGGCGGCCTGGCCGGCCTGAACGGGTTGGCACCGCTGTCCGCCTGGGCAGGCTCCGCCACAGCCACTGCCCAGTCTGGACCGGTCGGCCCGCAGCGCCTGGCCGCCGCCTGGATGCAAGGCCACGATCTGTTTGCCGGCATTGTGCAGCTCACGCTGGATGGTGCGCCGCTGCAGGTGCTGCAGTCCGAACGCATTCCCACCCGCGCCCATGGCATGACGGTGGAAGCCGATGGCGCCGTGGTCTTCACCAGCCGCCGCCCCGGTGACTGGCTGCTGCGCCTGCGCGCAGGAACGGCGCCGCAATGGGGCTGGATAGAACCGGACCGCGCCTTCACCGGCCACGTGATCCACAGCCGGGATGGCCGCCAGCTCTACACCACAGAAACCGATCTGGAAACCGGCCAGGGCCTGATCGGCGTGCGCGATGCCGCATCGCTGGAAAAAACCGCCGAATGGCCCACCCACGGCATGGACCCGCACCAGCTGCTGCTGGATGCCGACGGCAGCCTGGTCGTCGCCAACGGCGGCATTCCCAGCCAGATCGAGACCGGCCGGCGCAAGCTGCAGCTCACGCAGATGGACTCCTCCATCGTGCGCCTGCAGCCTGCCGCCCAGGGCGCGCTGGACGGCCAGTGGCGCCTGACCGACACCCGGCTGAGCCTGCGCCACCTGTGCTGGGGCCCGCAAGTGGCCTGGCAACCCGCACGCCGCTGGCTGGGGATTGCGCTGCAGGCCGAGCACGACGACCCCAGCACCCGCGCCCAGGCACCGGTGCTGGCCCTGTTCGATGGCCAGCAGCTGCAGGTGCAGCCCTTGCCTGCCGGCACGGCGCTGGCCGGCTACGGCGGCGACATCGGCTGCGACGGCCAGCACTTTGCCGTCAGTTGCCCGCGTGCCGACCAGCTCACCTGGTGGCAGCCCCCGGCACGCGCCGGCGAACCCGTGCAATGGCACGGCAGCCGCCCGCTGCAAGGCGTGTACCCGGTGGCCAACCACAGCGTGTCCCCGCTGCTGCCCGCACCGTCCCCCGCCGGGCTGTGGACGGCGGGTGAAGCCGCCGCCACGCGCCTGGCGGATGCAGCCAGCCCCCAGCCTGCCCCCGCCCTGGGCACCACCCACGGCCGTGTGATGGACAACCACTGGATTCCGCTGCCGGCTACGGCGTAA
- a CDS encoding cupin domain-containing protein yields the protein MQEPSNIAAGLTASAVLRSAVTDLGVDWQHRPLQPEPGLAALLAQPALDDGAKATVVQALGAGLIDVCIAHGYQSMDLVVLHPDTPGLEETLARFDRPHTHADDEVRYIVDGAGLFGFFDAQGREHTVRVGPGDYLRVPAGAEHRFTLTAERRIKALRLFTDSAGWVAQYTAREAGPMAVDA from the coding sequence ATGCAAGAACCATCGAACATTGCCGCAGGGCTGACTGCCTCCGCTGTGCTGCGCAGCGCCGTTACCGACCTGGGGGTGGACTGGCAGCACCGGCCGTTGCAGCCCGAGCCCGGTCTGGCGGCCTTGCTGGCCCAGCCGGCGCTGGATGACGGCGCTAAGGCCACGGTGGTGCAGGCGCTGGGCGCCGGGCTGATCGATGTGTGCATTGCCCACGGCTACCAGAGCATGGACCTGGTGGTGCTGCACCCGGACACGCCGGGCCTGGAGGAGACCTTGGCGCGGTTTGACCGCCCGCACACCCATGCCGACGACGAGGTGCGCTACATCGTGGATGGCGCCGGGCTGTTCGGCTTCTTTGATGCCCAGGGGCGCGAACACACCGTACGGGTGGGGCCGGGCGACTATCTGCGTGTGCCCGCCGGGGCAGAGCACCGCTTCACGCTGACGGCGGAACGCCGTATCAAGGCGCTGCGTCTGTTTACCGACAGCGCAGGCTGGGTGGCGCAGTACACCGCACGCGAAGCCGGGCCGATGGCCGTGGACGCCTGA
- a CDS encoding methionine ABC transporter permease: MFENFSEMMIELFIDSLWETLIMVGISGILGGLIGIPLGVFLRLTDKGGVLQNTALNSTVGWIVNAVRSTPFIILLVAIIPFTRFITGSSIGTWAAVVPLTIAAAPFIARLVETALREVDGGLVEAAQSMGASTSQIVWKVLLPEAMPGIVAGLTISFVSLTGYSAMAGAIGGGGLGDLGIRYGYQRFLPDIMLAVVVILIFFVQAIQSLGDWVVRRISHK, from the coding sequence ATGTTCGAGAACTTTTCGGAAATGATGATCGAGTTGTTCATCGACTCGCTGTGGGAGACGCTGATCATGGTCGGCATCTCGGGGATTCTGGGTGGCCTGATCGGGATTCCGCTGGGCGTGTTCCTGCGCCTGACCGACAAGGGCGGCGTGCTGCAGAACACGGCGCTCAACAGCACCGTGGGCTGGATTGTGAATGCCGTGCGTTCCACGCCGTTCATTATTTTGCTGGTGGCCATCATCCCGTTCACCCGTTTCATCACCGGTTCGTCCATCGGGACCTGGGCGGCCGTGGTGCCGTTGACGATTGCGGCGGCCCCGTTCATTGCCCGTCTGGTGGAAACCGCGCTGCGTGAAGTGGATGGCGGCCTGGTGGAAGCGGCCCAGTCCATGGGTGCGTCGACCAGCCAGATCGTCTGGAAGGTGCTGCTGCCCGAAGCCATGCCCGGCATCGTGGCCGGCCTGACCATCAGCTTTGTGTCGCTGACCGGCTACTCCGCCATGGCGGGCGCCATTGGCGGCGGCGGCCTGGGTGACCTGGGTATCCGTTATGGTTACCAGCGTTTCCTGCCGGACATCATGCTGGCGGTGGTGGTCATCCTGATCTTCTTTGTGCAAGCCATCCAGAGCCTGGGTGACTGGGTGGTGCGCCGTATCAGCCACAAGTGA
- a CDS encoding methionine ABC transporter ATP-binding protein: protein MIDIRDLSLTYQGPKGPVEALQHINLHIEQGEIFGIIGRSGAGKSSLVRCINLLNRPTSGQMIVGGRDLLKLSDSQLREARREIGMVFQHFNLLSSRTVYDNAALPLELAGMSKAEIQKRIDPLLKLVGLDHLADRYPAQISGGQKQRVGIARALASNPKVLLSDEATSALDPETTRSILDLLRKVNRELGVTVVLITHQMQVIKQIADRVAVIDAGRIAELGSVIDVFTQPQQAITKSLIDEIVPQELPASVMQRVQALSARLTAGTSGQLLRLSYAGESAYEPILSHLIRTLGLDLSILHGQIDEIQEQTFGSLAVYASGEAVKIESAISHLRSSGVVVQVVPVAAPVKG, encoded by the coding sequence ATGATCGACATTCGGGATCTGTCCCTGACCTACCAAGGCCCCAAGGGGCCGGTCGAAGCCCTCCAACACATCAACCTGCACATCGAGCAGGGCGAGATCTTCGGCATCATCGGCCGCAGCGGCGCCGGCAAAAGCTCGCTGGTGCGCTGCATCAATTTGCTCAACCGTCCCACCAGCGGCCAGATGATCGTGGGCGGCCGCGATCTGCTGAAGCTCAGCGACTCCCAGTTGCGTGAAGCCCGCCGCGAGATCGGCATGGTGTTCCAGCATTTCAATCTGCTGTCTTCGCGCACTGTGTATGACAACGCCGCGCTGCCGCTGGAGCTGGCCGGCATGTCCAAGGCCGAGATCCAGAAGCGCATCGATCCGCTGCTGAAGCTGGTGGGCCTGGACCACCTGGCCGACCGTTACCCGGCGCAAATCTCGGGTGGGCAGAAGCAGCGCGTGGGCATTGCGCGCGCACTGGCGTCCAACCCCAAGGTGCTGCTGTCGGATGAAGCCACCAGCGCGCTGGACCCGGAAACCACCCGTTCCATTCTGGATCTGCTGCGCAAGGTAAACCGCGAGCTGGGGGTGACGGTAGTGCTGATTACCCACCAGATGCAGGTGATCAAGCAGATTGCCGACCGCGTGGCGGTGATCGACGCTGGCCGGATTGCCGAGCTGGGTTCGGTGATCGATGTGTTCACCCAGCCGCAGCAGGCCATTACCAAGAGCCTGATCGACGAGATCGTTCCCCAGGAGCTGCCTGCCAGCGTGATGCAGCGCGTGCAGGCCCTGTCGGCGCGTCTGACGGCGGGCACCAGCGGCCAGTTGCTGCGCCTGTCGTATGCGGGCGAGAGCGCGTATGAACCCATTCTGTCGCACCTGATTCGCACGCTGGGGCTGGATCTGTCGATCCTGCACGGCCAGATCGACGAAATCCAGGAGCAGACCTTTGGTTCGCTGGCGGTGTATGCCAGCGGCGAGGCGGTGAAGATTGAATCGGCCATCAGCCACCTGCGCAGCAGCGGTGTGGTGGTGCAGGTGGTGCCCGTGGCGGCGCCGGTGAAGGGGTAA